Proteins encoded within one genomic window of Paracoccus sp. MA:
- a CDS encoding GAF domain-containing protein gives MKEGRQAFLLRLSDALAAIPDAAEIQETAARLLAERLGADRAAYREVAAPNDARNAGTHARPDAPGRQGDDRRGDDRQGDGGARLAGRMGERLRQGKPVALADIAQDPRIGAEARRAFLAAGTRALLVVPLLRHGREAANLVLEHGAPRDWTPAEVKLAAEVAERARAAAERAGAQIILRQSEQRVSKLLSLMPAAVYTCDAEGRLTFFNRRAAELWGRAPRLDDAGERFCGSFRLWTADGAPLRPEDSPMAEALRDGRSARNLEVVLEQPGGARLVTHASIDPLYDDDGRLAGAINVFVDVTERKQAEAALQASEETRRRNQNWLAAQKEAFRAAMDGAALDVSLGILVAAAVEQEKGALRCAFYLADLESATLHHVVGMTDAYAERVNGFEVSPESLACGLAFASGQPVITPDVTREPRWRPWIWLARDFGYRACWFFPVETASGQLVGALAMYFAEPREPTARDRELAAALTQTAAIIISRMYAEAALRGNEAQLAEDLQAMEELHAVVRDLIGAKPPQALYDRIVQAAAVLMRSDAASIQVLDHEHGQLKLLAHRGFHPESARFWEWVGMDGASSCGRAYHSGDRVVMADLEPLIDDPAEVGAYRRSGLRAVQSTPLRTHRGTVLGMLSTHWRRPHRPSERELRFLDLLVRLAADLVERVQAEDRLRASEERLRRFGEASHDILWIRDAKTLQWQYLTPAFETIYGLGRDAAQAGDNYRAWIRMIAAEDRRKASHAMRQARLGRHVTFDYRIRRQNDGTTRWLRSTVFPITNTAERVTLIGGIGHDLTQLHKAGLRLQTLMEGIPQLVWRAIDGGHWTWSSPQWTDHTGLSSEDSAGLGWLDALHPDDRDKAMHFWNAAVRTGHLEMEGRIRHAATRQYRWFQTRATPVRDESGMIVEWLGTSTDIHELRELQERQKVLVAELQHRTRNLMGVVRSMADKIARTSTDLADFRERFHDRLAALARVQGLLSRLEEHDRVTFDDLIRTELSAMGSASERVVLHGPPGVRLRSSTVQILALALHELATNAVKYGALGQPAGRLAVSWRLQPQGGQDKPWLHIDWRESGVRMPPSGAGPHGNGQGRELIERALPYQLSARTSYSFGPDGVHCTISIPVSASTTEPDRHD, from the coding sequence ATGAAGGAAGGACGTCAGGCGTTCCTGCTCCGTCTCAGCGATGCGCTGGCGGCGATTCCGGATGCCGCGGAAATCCAGGAAACGGCGGCGCGCCTGCTGGCGGAACGCCTCGGCGCGGATCGCGCCGCCTATCGCGAGGTCGCGGCGCCGAACGATGCGCGCAACGCCGGGACACATGCCCGCCCGGATGCCCCCGGCCGGCAGGGCGATGACCGGCGGGGCGATGACCGGCAGGGCGATGGCGGGGCGCGGCTGGCGGGCCGGATGGGCGAGCGGCTTCGGCAGGGCAAGCCGGTCGCGCTGGCCGATATCGCGCAGGATCCCCGCATCGGGGCCGAGGCACGCCGGGCCTTTCTGGCCGCCGGAACCCGGGCGCTGCTGGTGGTCCCGCTGCTCCGGCACGGCCGGGAGGCGGCCAATCTGGTCCTCGAACACGGCGCGCCGCGCGACTGGACCCCGGCCGAGGTGAAGCTGGCCGCCGAGGTGGCGGAGAGGGCGCGGGCCGCGGCCGAGCGGGCGGGGGCGCAAATCATCCTGCGCCAGAGCGAGCAGCGCGTCAGCAAGCTTCTCTCGCTGATGCCCGCCGCCGTCTACACCTGCGATGCCGAGGGCCGGCTGACCTTCTTCAACCGCCGCGCCGCCGAGCTGTGGGGGCGGGCGCCGCGGCTCGACGATGCCGGCGAGCGGTTCTGCGGATCGTTCCGGCTGTGGACCGCTGACGGCGCGCCGCTGCGGCCCGAGGACAGCCCGATGGCCGAAGCCCTGCGCGACGGGCGCAGCGCCCGCAACCTCGAAGTCGTCCTCGAACAGCCCGGCGGTGCCCGGCTGGTCACCCATGCCAGCATCGACCCGCTTTACGACGATGACGGCCGGCTGGCGGGGGCGATCAACGTCTTCGTGGACGTGACCGAACGCAAGCAGGCCGAGGCCGCCCTGCAGGCCAGCGAGGAAACCCGCCGCCGGAACCAGAACTGGCTGGCCGCGCAAAAGGAGGCGTTCCGCGCCGCCATGGACGGCGCGGCGCTGGACGTCTCTCTGGGCATCCTTGTCGCGGCGGCGGTCGAGCAGGAAAAGGGGGCGCTGCGATGCGCCTTTTACCTTGCCGATCTTGAAAGCGCGACGCTGCACCATGTCGTCGGCATGACCGACGCCTATGCCGAGCGGGTGAACGGCTTCGAGGTCTCGCCCGAGTCGCTTGCCTGCGGACTGGCCTTCGCCAGCGGCCAGCCGGTCATCACGCCCGACGTCACCCGGGAACCGCGCTGGCGGCCCTGGATCTGGCTGGCGCGCGACTTCGGCTATCGCGCCTGCTGGTTCTTTCCGGTCGAGACCGCCTCGGGACAGCTCGTGGGCGCTCTGGCGATGTATTTCGCCGAGCCGCGCGAGCCCACGGCCCGGGATCGCGAGCTTGCCGCGGCGCTGACCCAGACCGCGGCCATCATCATCTCGCGCATGTATGCCGAGGCGGCCTTGCGCGGCAACGAGGCGCAGCTGGCCGAGGACCTGCAGGCGATGGAGGAGCTGCACGCCGTGGTAAGGGATCTGATCGGCGCCAAGCCGCCGCAGGCGCTTTACGACCGCATCGTCCAGGCGGCGGCGGTGCTGATGCGTTCGGATGCCGCCAGCATCCAGGTGCTGGACCATGAACACGGCCAGCTGAAACTGCTGGCCCATCGCGGATTTCACCCCGAATCCGCCCGGTTCTGGGAATGGGTCGGCATGGATGGCGCCAGTTCCTGCGGACGGGCCTATCACAGCGGCGACAGGGTGGTGATGGCGGATCTGGAACCGCTGATCGACGATCCGGCCGAGGTGGGGGCCTATCGCCGCTCGGGGCTGCGCGCCGTGCAGTCCACGCCGCTGCGGACCCATCGCGGCACGGTGCTCGGCATGCTCTCGACCCATTGGCGCCGGCCGCACCGGCCCAGCGAGCGCGAGCTGCGCTTCCTGGACCTGCTGGTGCGGCTGGCGGCCGATCTGGTCGAGCGGGTGCAGGCCGAGGACCGGCTGCGCGCCAGCGAGGAGCGGCTGCGCCGGTTCGGAGAGGCCTCGCATGACATCTTGTGGATACGCGACGCGAAAACCCTGCAATGGCAATATCTCACCCCCGCCTTCGAGACCATCTACGGGCTGGGGCGCGACGCGGCGCAGGCGGGCGACAATTATCGCGCCTGGATCAGGATGATCGCGGCCGAGGACCGGCGCAAGGCCAGCCATGCCATGCGCCAGGCCCGCCTGGGCCGGCACGTCACCTTCGACTATCGCATCCGCAGGCAGAACGACGGCACCACCCGCTGGCTGCGCAGCACCGTCTTTCCGATCACCAACACCGCCGAGCGGGTGACGTTGATCGGCGGCATCGGCCACGACCTGACGCAGCTGCACAAGGCGGGGCTGCGCCTGCAAACGCTCATGGAGGGAATCCCCCAGCTGGTCTGGCGCGCCATCGACGGCGGGCACTGGACCTGGTCCAGCCCGCAATGGACCGACCATACCGGCCTGAGCAGCGAGGACAGCGCCGGGCTGGGCTGGCTGGACGCGCTGCATCCCGACGACCGGGACAAGGCCATGCATTTCTGGAACGCCGCCGTGCGCACCGGCCATCTTGAGATGGAGGGCCGCATCCGCCATGCCGCGACCCGGCAATACCGCTGGTTCCAGACCCGCGCCACGCCGGTCCGCGACGAATCCGGCATGATCGTCGAATGGCTCGGCACCTCGACCGACATCCACGAGCTGCGCGAATTGCAGGAGCGGCAGAAGGTCCTTGTCGCCGAATTGCAGCACCGGACCCGCAATCTGATGGGCGTGGTCCGCTCGATGGCCGACAAGATCGCGCGCACCAGCACCGACCTGGCCGATTTCCGCGAACGGTTCCACGACCGCCTGGCGGCGCTGGCCCGGGTCCAGGGCCTGCTGTCGCGGCTGGAGGAACATGACCGCGTGACCTTCGACGACCTGATCCGGACCGAGCTTTCCGCCATGGGCAGCGCCTCCGAGCGGGTGGTGCTGCACGGACCGCCGGGCGTCCGCCTGCGCTCCTCGACCGTGCAGATTCTGGCCCTGGCGCTGCATGAGCTGGCGACCAACGCGGTCAAATACGGCGCGCTGGGTCAGCCGGCGGGCCGGCTTGCGGTAAGCTGGCGGCTTCAGCCGCAGGGCGGGCAGGACAAGCCCTGGCTGCATATCGACTGGCGCGAAAGCGGGGTCAGGATGCCGCCTTCGGGCGCGGGTCCGCATGGCAACGGCCAGGGCCGCGAGCTGATCGAGCGCGCCCTGCCCTATCAGCTCAGCGCCCGGACCTCTTACAGCTTCGGACCGGACGGCGTGCATTGCACCATCTCGATCCCGGTCTCTGCCAGCACGACGGAGCCGGACCGGCATGACTGA
- a CDS encoding response regulator, protein MTEPLLKARRILVVEDEFLLAAELRGELERAGAIVVGWAGTLQDAMALIRAEKRLDGALLDVNLHGEAAFPAADLLIERGVRFVFVTGYDQSALPDRFAGILRLDKPVDMEKLVQAMGG, encoded by the coding sequence ATGACTGAACCCCTGCTCAAGGCCCGCCGCATCCTTGTGGTCGAGGACGAATTCCTGCTTGCGGCCGAGCTTCGGGGCGAACTGGAACGGGCCGGCGCCATCGTGGTCGGGTGGGCGGGAACGCTTCAGGACGCGATGGCGCTGATCAGAGCCGAAAAGCGGCTGGACGGCGCGCTTCTGGACGTGAACCTGCACGGAGAAGCCGCCTTTCCCGCAGCCGACCTGCTGATCGAGCGGGGGGTGCGGTTCGTGTTCGTGACCGGCTACGACCAATCCGCCCTGCCCGACCGCTTCGCGGGCATCCTGCGGCTGGACAAGCCGGTCGATATGGAAAAGCTCGTGCAGGCCATGGGCGGGTGA
- a CDS encoding 3-hydroxyacyl-CoA dehydrogenase NAD-binding domain-containing protein, translating to MTVTIARQGEIAIVTVDNPPVNALSQALRQGLWDAVDMLDADPQVAAVVLICAGRTFIAGADVTEFGKPPQPPHLHDLVDRIEAAQKPWVAAIHGSALGGGFEVAMGCRFRVAAPDASVGLPEVSLGIVPGASGTVRTPRLAGAALAVELVTSGRPMRAPKALAAGLVDAVIEGDLLEGATAFARQALARPLPAPVSARPVAAPDAGFWAEQEKAVAKAAKGAAAPLRALACLRKAVEAPFAEAMAFERQTFLELRGSDQAAALRHVFFAERAALRPAALREVDPLPLRRAAVIGGGTMGAGIGAALREAGLPVTLVERDDEAVARGLANLRGIFAGGVKRGKLTEAQAEALAAGVTGTTDYASLADADLVIEAVFEEIGVKRAVFEQLARVCRPDAVLATNTSYLDPRAIAEGLPNPKRFIGLHFFSPANVMKLLEIVPAPETSDRTLATGFALARLLKKIPVRAGICEGFIGNRILKRYRAAAEALVRKGVPIAEIDAAMRGYGFAMGPFEAQDLGGLDIAFLQREGARAAGQEVPETLGDILVRAGRKGQKTGGGWYDYAPGERRPQPSPAVAELLAGQIRPGPAMSRDEIAQALVAEMAAEGQAILEEGIAQAPADIDLVEIHGYGFPRWRGGPMFATGIRG from the coding sequence ATGACCGTCACCATCGCCCGCCAAGGGGAAATCGCCATCGTCACCGTGGACAACCCGCCGGTCAACGCGCTGAGCCAGGCGCTCCGGCAGGGGCTGTGGGATGCCGTGGACATGCTGGACGCGGACCCACAGGTCGCGGCGGTGGTGCTAATCTGCGCCGGTCGCACCTTCATCGCCGGGGCCGATGTGACCGAATTCGGCAAGCCGCCGCAGCCGCCGCACCTGCACGATCTGGTGGACCGGATCGAGGCTGCGCAAAAGCCTTGGGTCGCGGCCATCCACGGCTCGGCCCTGGGCGGCGGGTTCGAGGTGGCGATGGGCTGCCGCTTCCGGGTGGCCGCCCCCGACGCCTCGGTCGGCCTGCCCGAGGTGAGCCTGGGCATCGTTCCCGGCGCCTCGGGCACGGTGCGCACCCCGCGCCTTGCCGGGGCCGCGCTGGCGGTGGAGCTGGTCACTTCGGGCCGGCCGATGCGCGCGCCGAAGGCCCTCGCCGCCGGGCTGGTCGATGCGGTGATCGAGGGCGACCTGCTGGAAGGCGCCACAGCCTTCGCCCGGCAGGCGCTGGCCCGGCCCTTGCCCGCGCCGGTCTCGGCCCGTCCCGTCGCCGCGCCCGATGCCGGTTTCTGGGCCGAGCAGGAGAAGGCCGTGGCCAAAGCCGCCAAGGGCGCTGCCGCGCCGCTGCGGGCGCTGGCCTGCCTGCGCAAGGCCGTCGAGGCGCCCTTCGCCGAGGCCATGGCCTTCGAGCGCCAGACCTTCCTGGAACTGCGCGGCTCGGATCAGGCGGCGGCGCTGCGCCATGTCTTCTTCGCCGAGCGCGCCGCGCTGCGCCCGGCCGCCCTGCGCGAGGTGGACCCCTTGCCCCTGCGCCGCGCGGCGGTCATCGGCGGCGGCACCATGGGCGCGGGGATCGGCGCCGCCCTGCGCGAGGCTGGCCTGCCCGTCACCCTGGTCGAGCGCGACGACGAGGCGGTGGCGCGCGGCCTTGCCAATCTGCGCGGCATCTTCGCGGGCGGCGTCAAGCGCGGCAAGCTGACCGAGGCGCAGGCCGAGGCCCTGGCGGCCGGCGTCACCGGGACGACGGATTACGCCAGCCTCGCCGATGCCGATCTGGTCATCGAGGCGGTGTTCGAGGAAATCGGCGTCAAGCGCGCCGTGTTCGAGCAACTCGCCCGGGTCTGCCGCCCGGATGCGGTGCTGGCGACCAATACCTCCTATCTCGATCCGCGCGCCATCGCCGAGGGGCTGCCCAACCCCAAGCGTTTCATTGGCCTGCATTTCTTCAGCCCGGCCAATGTGATGAAGCTCCTGGAGATCGTGCCCGCGCCGGAAACCTCGGACCGCACCTTGGCCACCGGCTTCGCGCTGGCGCGGCTGCTGAAGAAGATCCCGGTCCGCGCCGGCATCTGCGAGGGCTTCATCGGCAACCGTATCCTGAAACGCTATCGCGCCGCGGCCGAGGCGCTGGTCCGCAAGGGCGTGCCGATCGCAGAAATCGACGCCGCCATGCGCGGCTATGGCTTTGCCATGGGCCCGTTCGAGGCGCAGGATCTGGGCGGGCTCGACATCGCCTTCCTGCAGCGCGAGGGCGCGCGGGCGGCGGGGCAGGAGGTGCCCGAGACGCTGGGCGACATCCTGGTGCGCGCCGGCCGCAAGGGCCAGAAGACCGGCGGCGGCTGGTATGACTATGCCCCGGGCGAACGCAGGCCGCAGCCTTCCCCGGCGGTGGCCGAACTGCTGGCGGGCCAAATCCGGCCCGGCCCGGCGATGAGCCGCGACGAGATCGCCCAGGCCCTTGTCGCCGAAATGGCCGCCGAGGGGCAGGCGATCCTGGAGGAGGGCATCGCGCAGGCGCCTGCCGATATCGATCTGGTCGAGATCCACGGCTACGGCTTCCCGCGCTGGCGCGGCGGGCCGATGTTCGCCACCGGCATCCGCGGCTGA
- a CDS encoding helix-turn-helix domain-containing protein, producing MHDPDSFGCRAFTAVLQRIGDKWSLLIVSVLAEGPRRFNELRREIPSISQRMLTLTLRGLERDGLVSRTVTPSIPPRVDYELTELGRSLREPVCALAQWALANIGTIQAAQARFDLARGEQARPGPAAPAPQPRA from the coding sequence ATGCACGACCCCGACAGTTTCGGTTGCAGGGCCTTTACCGCCGTCCTGCAGCGGATCGGAGACAAGTGGAGCCTGCTGATCGTCTCGGTCCTGGCCGAGGGGCCGAGGCGCTTCAACGAGCTGCGGCGCGAGATTCCCAGCATTTCGCAGCGCATGCTGACGCTGACGCTGCGCGGGCTGGAGCGTGACGGGCTGGTGTCGCGCACGGTGACGCCCAGCATCCCGCCGCGCGTGGACTACGAACTGACCGAACTGGGCCGGTCGCTGCGCGAGCCGGTCTGCGCCCTGGCGCAATGGGCGCTGGCGAATATCGGCACGATACAGGCCGCGCAGGCGCGCTTCGACCTGGCGCGGGGCGAGCAGGCCCGCCCCGGCCCGGCCGCGCCCGCACCCCAGCCGCGGGCCTGA
- a CDS encoding ferritin-like domain-containing protein codes for MPDKVLDDLFHDTLKDIYYAERQIVKALPKMARGAQSERLREAFEQHREQSETHVERLQQVFELLGKPARGKTCPAIDGIIEEGEEVLAAFKGAPALDAGLIAAAQAVEHYEIARYGTLRQWARQLGLKEAAALLEQTLEEESQTDELLTEIAESEANRDAVEPA; via the coding sequence ATGCCCGACAAGGTCCTCGACGATCTTTTCCACGACACGCTGAAGGACATCTATTATGCCGAGCGGCAGATCGTGAAGGCGCTGCCGAAGATGGCGCGCGGGGCGCAGTCCGAGCGGCTGCGCGAGGCCTTCGAGCAGCACCGCGAGCAGAGCGAGACGCATGTGGAGCGGCTGCAGCAGGTGTTCGAGCTTCTGGGCAAGCCGGCGCGGGGCAAGACCTGCCCGGCCATCGACGGCATCATCGAGGAGGGCGAGGAGGTCCTGGCGGCCTTCAAGGGCGCCCCGGCGCTGGATGCCGGGCTGATCGCCGCCGCCCAGGCGGTGGAGCATTACGAGATCGCCCGCTACGGCACGCTGCGGCAATGGGCGCGGCAGCTGGGGCTGAAGGAGGCGGCGGCGCTTCTGGAGCAGACGCTGGAGGAGGAATCGCAGACCGACGAGCTGCTGACCGAGATCGCCGAGAGCGAGGCCAACCGCGACGCGGTCGAGCCGGCCTGA
- a CDS encoding SDR family oxidoreductase: MRVLVTGATGLIGQSVCARLAADGHVVLGASRSARPPAFGAVSRWIRVDFGQADDPDLWRPHLEGVEAVVNCVGVLQDNAREDTTAAHAGGAAALFRACAAAGIRRVVHFSAIGVDRQQASAFSASKLEGDRALMALDLDWVILRPSVVLGGPVFGASALIRGLAVLPVLPVMPETGPLQVVALEDVVETVAFVVQPDRPARLALELAGPERLSFAEVVALHRVWLGWRPARTLALPRWAAGLLYRLGDLAGRLGWRPPLRSTARREIRHGAVGDPGPWTQITGIRPRSLAEALRARPASVQERWFAGLYPIKPVLFVVLVLFWTLTAVISLTTGFENGLELMHRARTGALAGPGVVAGALADLAIGLAIAWRPTARRGLWAAIGLSCFYIVAGTLLLPELWNEPLGPLLKIWPILVAHFVALAILDER, from the coding sequence ATGAGGGTGCTGGTGACAGGCGCGACCGGCCTGATCGGGCAGAGCGTCTGCGCCCGGCTTGCCGCCGACGGCCATGTCGTGCTGGGGGCAAGCCGCAGCGCCCGCCCGCCCGCCTTCGGCGCGGTGTCGCGATGGATCCGGGTGGATTTCGGGCAGGCGGACGATCCCGACCTCTGGCGGCCGCATCTTGAGGGGGTCGAGGCGGTGGTGAATTGCGTCGGCGTGCTGCAGGACAATGCCCGCGAGGACACGACGGCCGCCCATGCCGGCGGCGCGGCGGCGCTGTTTCGCGCCTGCGCGGCGGCCGGCATCCGGCGGGTGGTGCATTTCTCGGCCATCGGGGTGGACCGGCAGCAGGCCTCGGCCTTCTCGGCCAGCAAGCTCGAAGGCGACAGGGCGCTGATGGCGCTGGATCTGGACTGGGTGATCCTGCGGCCCTCGGTGGTGCTGGGCGGCCCGGTCTTCGGCGCCAGCGCGCTGATCCGGGGTCTGGCGGTCCTGCCGGTGCTGCCGGTGATGCCCGAGACCGGCCCCCTGCAGGTGGTGGCGCTGGAGGATGTCGTCGAGACCGTGGCCTTCGTCGTCCAGCCCGACCGGCCGGCACGGCTGGCGCTGGAACTGGCCGGGCCCGAACGGCTGTCCTTTGCCGAGGTGGTGGCGCTGCATCGCGTCTGGCTGGGCTGGCGCCCGGCCCGGACCCTGGCGCTGCCGCGATGGGCGGCCGGGCTGCTTTACCGGCTGGGCGATCTGGCCGGCAGGCTGGGCTGGCGCCCGCCGCTGCGCAGCACCGCGCGGCGCGAGATCCGCCACGGCGCCGTCGGCGATCCCGGGCCCTGGACGCAGATCACCGGCATCCGGCCCCGCAGCCTGGCCGAGGCGCTGCGCGCACGTCCGGCCTCGGTCCAGGAACGCTGGTTCGCCGGGCTTTACCCCATCAAGCCGGTTCTGTTCGTGGTGCTGGTGCTGTTCTGGACGCTGACGGCGGTGATTTCGCTGACCACCGGCTTCGAGAACGGGCTGGAGCTGATGCATCGCGCCCGGACCGGCGCCTTGGCCGGGCCGGGCGTGGTCGCCGGGGCGCTGGCCGATCTGGCCATCGGGCTGGCCATCGCCTGGCGGCCGACGGCGCGGCGCGGGCTGTGGGCGGCGATCGGGCTGTCCTGTTTCTACATCGTCGCCGGCACGCTGCTGCTGCCCGAGCTGTGGAACGAACCGCTGGGGCCCCTGCTGAAGATCTGGCCGATCCTTGTCGCGCATTTCGTGGCGCTGGCGATCCTGGACGAACGCTGA
- a CDS encoding FMN-dependent NADH-azoreductase — protein MTILHIDSSITGENSVSRAVSRAIVDKLAAGRPDARVVHRDLARHPLPHLTLDALADASVLEEFLEAETVVIGAPMYNFTLPSQLKAWIDRVVVSGRTFRYTEAGPEGLAKGKRVIVALARGGFYSEHPAAALEHLETYLRSVFGFIGIAPEFVMADGVNLGPEQRQAAIEQALGQTLELAA, from the coding sequence GTGACCATCCTGCATATCGACAGCAGCATCACCGGCGAAAACAGCGTCAGCCGCGCGGTCAGCCGGGCCATCGTGGACAAGCTGGCCGCCGGGCGGCCGGATGCCCGCGTCGTGCACCGCGATCTTGCCCGCCATCCGCTGCCGCACCTGACGCTGGACGCCCTGGCCGACGCATCCGTGCTCGAGGAGTTTCTGGAGGCCGAGACGGTGGTGATCGGCGCGCCGATGTACAATTTCACCCTGCCCAGCCAGCTGAAGGCCTGGATCGACCGCGTCGTGGTTTCCGGCCGGACCTTCCGCTATACCGAGGCCGGGCCGGAGGGGCTGGCCAAGGGCAAGCGCGTGATCGTCGCCCTGGCGCGCGGCGGCTTCTACAGCGAGCATCCGGCCGCGGCGCTGGAGCATCTGGAGACCTATCTGCGCTCGGTATTCGGCTTCATCGGCATCGCGCCGGAATTCGTCATGGCCGACGGGGTGAATCTGGGCCCCGAGCAGCGGCAGGCCGCCATCGAGCAGGCCCTGGGCCAGACCCTGGAACTGGCGGCCTGA
- a CDS encoding sigma-70 family RNA polymerase sigma factor, with amino-acid sequence MSDDILGHIPALRAYSRALCRSVPDAEDLVQETLLRAIENAHRYRPGTNMRAWLFTIMRNRFLTNCQKAARERTGAADCASLLAQVRPGQEWHLQATELQAALREMPRHYREAIILVGALGETYLDAARILDCDIGTIKSRVNRARSMLRRVLEPAL; translated from the coding sequence ATGTCGGACGACATACTCGGACATATCCCAGCCCTCCGGGCCTATTCGCGCGCCCTGTGCAGGTCGGTCCCCGATGCCGAGGACCTGGTCCAGGAGACCCTGCTGCGCGCCATCGAGAACGCCCATCGCTACCGGCCCGGCACCAACATGCGCGCCTGGCTGTTCACCATCATGCGCAACCGCTTCCTGACCAATTGCCAGAAGGCCGCGCGCGAGCGCACCGGGGCGGCGGATTGCGCCTCGCTGCTGGCGCAGGTCAGGCCCGGGCAGGAATGGCACCTGCAGGCGACCGAGCTGCAGGCGGCGCTGCGCGAGATGCCGCGGCATTACCGCGAGGCGATCATCCTGGTCGGGGCGCTCGGCGAGACCTATCTCGACGCCGCCCGCATCCTCGACTGCGACATCGGCACCATCAAGAGCCGGGTGAACCGGGCGCGTTCGATGCTGCGACGGGTGCTGGAGCCGGCGCTCTGA
- a CDS encoding SWFGD domain-containing protein — protein sequence MADRWRDEDRNRWDPDYSERSYRSRYARDDDSDYRDRDYGRSGRYGDYGRGAYGTPYGDYSGRPGGYGGGYGDDPRRGYGRGDYGGAYGTHRRQDREGGYGRDDRDWTDRAGDEVASWFGDEEAERRRRQDELRDYNDRGRRGYTRADDRMGEGARGRFRDDW from the coding sequence ATGGCAGATCGTTGGAGGGACGAAGACCGCAATCGCTGGGACCCGGATTATTCCGAGCGGTCCTATCGCAGCCGCTACGCCCGCGACGACGACAGCGATTATCGCGACCGGGACTATGGCCGGTCGGGGCGCTACGGCGATTATGGGCGCGGCGCCTATGGCACGCCCTACGGCGATTATTCCGGCCGGCCCGGCGGCTATGGCGGCGGCTATGGCGACGATCCCCGCCGCGGCTATGGCCGGGGCGATTACGGCGGCGCCTACGGCACCCATCGCCGGCAGGACCGGGAAGGCGGCTATGGCCGCGACGATCGCGACTGGACGGATCGCGCCGGGGACGAGGTCGCCTCGTGGTTCGGCGATGAGGAGGCCGAGCGCCGCCGCCGCCAGGACGAGCTGCGCGATTACAACGACCGCGGGCGCCGCGGCTATACCCGCGCCGACGACCGCATGGGCGAAGGCGCGCGCGGCCGGTTCCGCGACGACTGGTAA
- a CDS encoding response regulator has translation MRILVVEDDYFLAEQLTTEILELGDSVVGPFADVHDAILCDDRIEAAILDVKLGDETSFCIADSLKSSGIPFLFLTGGHHELVPPRFRDARIYSKPSHARPMLHDLHAQHDRLPVRPSESIETIVVDMLVQAQRVMPDRASAERLVEAALKSAVAMTERGQAEQELKAWLLRLLGKEYAKRRRRHLN, from the coding sequence TTGCGCATTCTCGTTGTTGAGGACGATTATTTCCTGGCGGAACAGCTGACGACCGAGATCCTTGAGCTGGGCGATTCCGTCGTGGGCCCATTTGCGGACGTGCATGACGCCATTCTCTGCGACGACCGGATCGAGGCCGCCATCCTCGACGTGAAACTGGGCGACGAGACCTCTTTCTGCATCGCCGATTCCCTGAAGAGCTCCGGCATCCCCTTTCTGTTTCTGACCGGCGGCCATCACGAGCTCGTGCCGCCGCGGTTCCGCGATGCCCGGATCTACAGCAAGCCCAGCCACGCCCGGCCGATGCTGCATGACCTGCATGCCCAACACGACCGCCTGCCCGTCCGGCCTTCGGAATCGATCGAAACCATCGTGGTCGACATGCTGGTGCAGGCGCAGCGGGTGATGCCGGACAGGGCCTCGGCCGAGCGGCTGGTCGAGGCGGCGCTGAAATCCGCCGTCGCGATGACCGAGCGGGGACAGGCCGAGCAGGAGCTGAAAGCATGGCTTCTGCGGCTGCTTGGGAAGGAATATGCGAAACGGCGCAGGCGTCACCTGAACTGA
- a CDS encoding DUF2269 domain-containing protein — protein MLYLGLKYLHIIGASVLLGTGAGIAFFMLLAHRSGDKAVIAGVARIVVIADFLFTATAVVAQPLTGLALAWHLGYGLGEHWIVLSLLLYLLTGAFWLPVVWMQMRMRDLAVAALREGQALPPRYFRLFRTWFAFGFPAFAAVLGIFWLMIARPAQLW, from the coding sequence ATGCTGTATCTTGGCCTGAAATACCTGCATATCATCGGCGCTTCGGTGCTGCTGGGGACCGGCGCCGGCATCGCCTTCTTCATGCTGCTGGCGCATCGCTCGGGCGACAAGGCAGTGATCGCCGGCGTGGCGCGGATCGTGGTGATCGCGGATTTCCTGTTCACCGCCACCGCCGTGGTGGCGCAGCCGCTGACCGGGCTCGCGCTGGCCTGGCATCTGGGCTACGGGCTGGGCGAGCACTGGATCGTGCTGTCGCTGCTGCTTTATCTGCTGACCGGCGCCTTCTGGCTGCCGGTGGTCTGGATGCAGATGCGGATGCGCGACCTTGCCGTGGCGGCGCTGCGCGAGGGGCAGGCGCTGCCGCCGCGCTATTTCCGGCTGTTCCGGACCTGGTTCGCCTTCGGCTTTCCGGCCTTTGCCGCCGTCCTCGGCATCTTCTGGCTGATGATCGCCCGGCCGGCGCAGCTCTGGTAG